The Thermococcus sp. nucleotide sequence TCTTTGTTACAGGATGCACCTGAACGAAGCGGTAACCCTCAACGCCTATGATTGCACCATTTGAATCCCTCTTAAAGACTGGCTGCACCTCAAGGTTCCAGTCGGTGGGGATGCTGAGGCTCTCTCCAGCGGAAACAAGCACCGGCGGGAACTTGGGATCGCTTGAGTTAACATGAAGGTACAGTGTGAAGAGCTTGTCCGCGGGGTCTATATCCCACACCCACTGACCGTGGTACACGTCACCATCCGCGTAGGTCCTGGCCTTGGCGTAATAGTCGTAATCGTAGAGTATGACCAGGTTGCCCCCTATGCCAACGAAGAAGTCCGTCGGATGGAACAGGAAGACCTCCCTGGCCCCCGAGCGCAGAAGCTCGTCGATCCTTCCACTGGGGTAGGCAGAGTACTCCTCAAAGTCCTGGTTCCCTGTAGAATCAACGTACATTACGTAGTAATAACCCTTCGTCATAGTCTTGTGCTTTGATGTTCCGCTGGGGTAGGTTAGGTAGATGAGCATCTCATTGGCATCCTGGTTGACATCATCAAAGCGGAGCGTCCAGTTGCCAACCGAGAGGGAGCTCCCAACGGGTGTTGAGTTGCTCTCGTTGCTCGTGGAGTAGAAGTACATGACGTCCCTTCCATTAACCTTGGTCGTGACGATCTTGTAGTTGCCCCCGACCTTCAGAGGGGTGGTGTTCTCGTTGAACACTATCTCAACGCTTCTGTCTAAAAAAGTCGCCATGGCGTTTGTCTCGTTGAAGTAAACACGGGAAAGGTTGAGTGCAACTACCACGGCATGACCAACGGGCTGATCGCTCACGTTGAGATCCAGGTCCGGCATGTCCCGGGGGTTGAGGTAATAGGTCTGGTTGTTGTCGGGTATCAGGACGCTGTGGTACTCCACGGGGATGGTTACCGTGGTCGTGTACGTGCCTTCGGTTATGCCCTTGAGAACGAGAAAAGCCCCTAAACGGGAGCCGCTGATGGCGTCTTCGCCTATGTGGAGTGGCACCCCGTTAACTATCTTCGTGGTGGGCAGGACTATCACAGTATTGGCAGAATTTACTGAGAGGGAGGCCTCAACGGGCACTAAGAAAGAAGCCACAATCAAGAAGGACGCTATCCAGGCCAGA carries:
- a CDS encoding S-layer protein; the encoded protein is MKKALAWIASFLIVASFLVPVEASLSVNSANTVIVLPTTKIVNGVPLHIGEDAISGSRLGAFLVLKGITEGTYTTTVTIPVEYHSVLIPDNNQTYYLNPRDMPDLDLNVSDQPVGHAVVVALNLSRVYFNETNAMATFLDRSVEIVFNENTTPLKVGGNYKIVTTKVNGRDVMYFYSTSNESNSTPVGSSLSVGNWTLRFDDVNQDANEMLIYLTYPSGTSKHKTMTKGYYYVMYVDSTGNQDFEEYSAYPSGRIDELLRSGAREVFLFHPTDFFVGIGGNLVILYDYDYYAKARTYADGDVYHGQWVWDIDPADKLFTLYLHVNSSDPKFPPVLVSAGESLSIPTDWNLEVQPVFKRDSNGAIIGVEGYRFVQVHPVTKTVSITAPRVVATDNVYDLIINDTQLTDLPSNKNVIIVGGWVSNKAWNVLEAIYGKSRIDAIKSRIETNGYVVEVLNNPKNPEYKVIILAGKTHVETRKAVDKFMSEI